A section of the Prochlorococcus sp. MIT 1341 genome encodes:
- a CDS encoding ABC transporter ATP-binding protein produces MLELKDIYYRPATSRFPILNGLSLSVINGIPAVVAGSSGCGKTSLIEVVSGIAKQEKGNVIWNNKPLNPRQRRWLCGVVFQFPERHFLGLTVAQELRLGHKRLSSQEQTNSLKEVGLPDIDLRLAPEKLSGGQQRRLALAVQLLRKPKVLLLDEPTAGLDWSVKDEILELLAKLSKSKFLIIVTHEPELFKSWNANRYELRGGNLSIMKRSD; encoded by the coding sequence ATGCTGGAATTGAAAGACATTTACTACAGACCTGCTACATCAAGGTTTCCTATCCTAAATGGTTTATCCCTGAGTGTTATAAACGGGATCCCAGCAGTTGTAGCAGGCAGTAGCGGATGTGGAAAGACCAGCCTTATTGAAGTTGTGAGTGGCATTGCTAAACAAGAGAAGGGTAACGTCATTTGGAATAACAAGCCTCTAAATCCAAGACAAAGAAGGTGGTTATGCGGTGTAGTTTTTCAATTCCCAGAGCGTCATTTCCTTGGGCTAACTGTTGCTCAAGAGCTTCGACTAGGTCACAAAAGACTCAGTAGTCAAGAACAGACAAATTCCCTTAAAGAAGTAGGCCTTCCAGACATAGACCTTAGATTGGCCCCTGAGAAACTAAGTGGTGGTCAACAAAGGCGACTTGCACTAGCAGTTCAATTGCTTCGTAAACCTAAGGTATTACTTCTCGATGAACCAACTGCTGGCCTAGATTGGTCAGTTAAGGATGAAATACTAGAATTGCTTGCAAAACTATCTAAAAGCAAATTTTTGATAATAGTTACTCACGAACCTGAGTTGTTTAAATCATGGAATGCAAATAGGTACGAGCTTCGAGGAGGAAATCTTTCAATCATGAAAAGATCCGATTAA
- a CDS encoding DUF3531 family protein: MQVTFREVDPFNCWLWLRFAHVPSHGERKYLDGILDSWYVIGRLGGFNAENLQAHQESNDLSFMNYDNDQASLAIPALMHNLGQVEYKDSWARFWVDFGTCDSISIDILINLLSHTDSQLLDLEEIVIGGVNESWDIDEHPDAIFEP; the protein is encoded by the coding sequence ATGCAAGTAACATTTCGAGAAGTCGACCCCTTTAATTGCTGGTTATGGCTTCGATTTGCACATGTACCTAGTCATGGAGAGCGAAAATACCTCGACGGAATTCTTGATAGTTGGTATGTGATCGGACGTTTAGGTGGGTTTAATGCAGAAAATCTTCAAGCTCATCAAGAATCAAACGATTTGAGTTTTATGAATTATGATAATGATCAGGCTTCATTAGCTATTCCAGCATTGATGCATAATCTTGGACAAGTCGAATATAAAGATTCTTGGGCAAGGTTTTGGGTAGATTTTGGAACTTGTGATTCAATATCTATAGATATCTTGATTAATTTACTTTCTCATACTGATAGCCAACTTCTAGATTTAGAAGAAATAGTAATAGGAGGTGTTAATGAAAGTTGGGATATTGACGAGCACCCTGACGCAATTTTTGAACCATAA
- a CDS encoding 16S rRNA (uracil(1498)-N(3))-methyltransferase: protein MSESRRLLIEPIRLKSIKASTRELQLNSQEIHYLYRVLRLRKGSIINIVDGLGNLWEAVFQEKKTVLFLTAIDAPIIHIPRTKPKLGLAVVVPKRGFDDILRMSCELGIDIVQPLNSDRSNPSYIDRQSRWNSIIREAVEQSERLWQPDLLSQSKATDWLKCCGKRFPIAFAQTRISGLKELVSWLDNLEDSIEQAWVVIGPEGGWSASEVSLVESLGLESVEFSDQILTTSTAAIAATQIMVGWRRIELKNLK, encoded by the coding sequence TTGTCAGAATCTAGACGTCTCCTGATTGAACCCATACGATTGAAGTCTATAAAAGCTTCAACTAGAGAGCTACAATTAAATAGTCAAGAAATCCATTATCTATATAGGGTTCTTAGACTTAGAAAAGGTAGCATTATTAATATTGTCGATGGCTTAGGTAATCTTTGGGAAGCTGTTTTTCAGGAAAAGAAAACAGTCCTTTTTTTAACTGCTATTGACGCTCCCATTATTCACATACCTCGAACTAAGCCAAAACTTGGCCTTGCTGTTGTGGTTCCAAAAAGAGGATTTGACGATATTCTTCGTATGAGTTGTGAGTTGGGCATAGATATTGTTCAACCTTTAAATTCGGACAGAAGTAACCCTTCTTATATTGATCGTCAATCCAGATGGAACTCGATTATTCGAGAGGCTGTCGAGCAATCAGAAAGACTCTGGCAACCAGATCTTTTATCACAAAGCAAAGCTACAGATTGGCTAAAATGTTGTGGCAAAAGATTTCCTATAGCATTCGCTCAAACAAGAATTAGTGGTTTAAAAGAACTAGTTTCCTGGCTTGATAACCTCGAAGATAGTATTGAACAGGCATGGGTGGTTATTGGTCCTGAGGGAGGGTGGAGTGCATCAGAAGTTTCCTTGGTTGAGTCCTTAGGTCTTGAGAGTGTTGAATTTAGTGATCAGATTCTTACGACTTCAACAGCAGCAATTGCTGCGACACAAATCATGGTTGGTTGGAGACGTATAGAGTTGAAAAATCTTAAATAA
- a CDS encoding TIGR00297 family protein translates to MVSFFSTYHQWSFAFLINTILILSFHRLPLLTRAGWIHSGILGTILWGCLGVNGWLAVVAYLILGSLVTKVGFLYKTRKGLAESRGGKRGPENVWGAAFIGALLAILIGLGVGDESIVRIGFAASFSSKLADTFGSEIGKRWGKRAYLITNFQTVSPGTEGAISVNGTLASFLGSIVMTSVMAFLEIIPFEKAFFIVFIAGVIATLIESILGATLQSRFTWLTNELINGIQTFIAAFIAIILAIIYL, encoded by the coding sequence ATGGTTTCATTTTTTTCGACATACCATCAATGGTCGTTTGCATTCCTGATCAATACTATATTGATTTTATCTTTCCATAGATTACCCCTTCTAACTAGAGCAGGCTGGATTCATTCGGGAATTCTTGGGACCATACTATGGGGTTGTCTTGGGGTTAATGGATGGCTAGCCGTTGTCGCCTATTTGATCCTCGGATCATTGGTTACCAAGGTCGGATTTTTATATAAGACACGTAAAGGATTAGCTGAGTCGAGAGGTGGTAAACGAGGCCCGGAAAACGTTTGGGGAGCTGCTTTTATAGGGGCACTTTTAGCTATCTTGATTGGTCTAGGAGTTGGAGACGAATCTATTGTTAGAATAGGCTTTGCTGCAAGTTTTTCTTCTAAACTTGCAGATACTTTTGGGAGTGAAATTGGTAAAAGATGGGGTAAAAGGGCTTACTTGATAACAAACTTTCAAACTGTTTCACCTGGTACAGAAGGAGCAATAAGTGTTAATGGTACCTTGGCAAGTTTTCTAGGAAGCATTGTGATGACTAGTGTAATGGCCTTTTTAGAGATTATTCCTTTTGAAAAGGCTTTTTTTATAGTTTTTATTGCGGGTGTCATTGCCACTCTAATCGAGAGCATATTAGGAGCAACATTGCAATCTAGGTTTACTTGGCTTACTAATGAGTTGATAAATGGAATACAAACTTTTATAGCTGCATTTATAGCGATAATATTAGCTATTATATATCTATAA
- a CDS encoding GDSL-type esterase/lipase family protein gives MINAPRKLIVIGDSGVYGWGDRYEGGWCERLRRNWMSTPNAPVVYPLGIRGDGLEKVARRWKHEWHLRGELRRKYPEGLLLSVGLNDAARIGRLDGRFQLTKEAYLFGLKQLINEIKKETEVLVLGLTPVDEELMPYAGCLWYSNEAISEYEAQIEEACLETNVPFLSIHKAMLEEPHWRTWIEPDGIHLNSDGHYWIYKRVLGWPALLKWANLEVIMETSHVN, from the coding sequence ATGATTAATGCACCAAGAAAGCTAATAGTAATTGGAGATAGCGGTGTTTACGGCTGGGGTGATAGATATGAGGGTGGATGGTGCGAAAGGCTTCGGAGAAATTGGATGTCAACTCCAAATGCTCCAGTTGTCTATCCACTAGGAATACGCGGTGATGGATTAGAAAAAGTTGCTAGAAGATGGAAACATGAATGGCATTTACGTGGGGAATTACGTCGAAAATATCCAGAAGGATTACTTTTATCAGTTGGGTTAAACGATGCAGCCAGAATAGGGAGACTGGACGGTAGGTTCCAACTGACGAAGGAGGCATATCTTTTTGGGTTAAAGCAATTAATAAACGAAATAAAGAAAGAAACAGAAGTTTTGGTTTTAGGTTTAACCCCTGTCGATGAAGAATTAATGCCTTATGCAGGTTGCCTATGGTATTCAAATGAAGCTATATCGGAATACGAAGCACAAATTGAGGAGGCCTGCTTAGAAACGAATGTGCCCTTTCTATCTATTCATAAGGCAATGTTAGAAGAGCCACATTGGCGAACGTGGATTGAACCTGATGGTATTCATCTTAATTCAGATGGACACTATTGGATCTATAAAAGAGTTTTAGGTTGGCCAGCGCTCTTAAAATGGGCAAACCTTGAGGTCATTATGGAAACATCCCATGTAAACTAA
- a CDS encoding PhnE/PtxC family ABC transporter permease produces MRRVNFTAPIIALLPVIALIPISIKILPSIHAGGIPSIIDFTSAALNPSINPSVIESSFKGLGVTFSTAFISWLTSVLVGTLLGIFSSSLTWEILNSPYWVVMIIKRLLSIPRSIHELLWGLLLIQFIGINKWVAIIAIIIPFSSLFARVISDQIDTLDRNPIYALRYSGASPISIMITFLYPKILPLIINYSGYRFECALRGATLLGIFGLGGIGTELELTLRSLEFREMWTSIWILVMLIFLVEKALTVTRKKLRVYPQIKIKFGLILFISTPILLFISVFIYNNVVDLPGTIGWHPITLPTISGLKEALYQLPIFELIYKTLTLTILAASISISLPPLIMMIWPGSIGKNVYGLIWILLRTIPTPLIALLLQLITFPSLELGALALGAHNVGIMGRLLKDGIDDQNDLTEKGLFSIGVSQRVKWLYGNFSPQSPKYLAYSAYRTEVLLRETAVVGLIGGTGLGWQIIESLSSFNWNQLTILIFLYVLLTMSGETLSNLLSKIWMEKGKPAESY; encoded by the coding sequence ATGAGACGGGTTAATTTTACAGCTCCAATAATTGCTTTATTACCAGTAATTGCTCTGATTCCAATTAGTATAAAAATACTCCCTTCAATACACGCAGGAGGCATTCCATCAATAATTGATTTCACATCAGCAGCTCTTAATCCTTCCATTAACCCTTCTGTTATAGAAAGCTCATTTAAAGGGTTAGGCGTTACATTTTCAACTGCATTTATTAGCTGGTTAACTTCTGTTTTAGTTGGAACCTTGTTAGGTATTTTTAGTTCATCATTAACCTGGGAAATATTAAATTCTCCCTACTGGGTAGTAATGATCATCAAAAGATTATTAAGTATTCCAAGATCAATACATGAATTACTATGGGGTCTTTTACTAATTCAATTTATTGGTATTAATAAATGGGTTGCTATTATAGCAATAATAATACCATTTTCTTCCTTATTTGCAAGAGTTATTAGCGACCAAATTGATACTCTAGATCGCAATCCAATTTATGCACTTCGTTATTCTGGTGCTTCTCCAATAAGTATAATGATTACTTTCTTATACCCTAAGATATTACCTTTGATTATAAATTATTCAGGTTACCGTTTCGAATGTGCATTAAGAGGTGCCACTTTATTAGGTATATTTGGATTGGGAGGAATTGGAACTGAACTTGAACTTACACTAAGATCGCTGGAGTTTAGAGAAATGTGGACATCTATCTGGATATTAGTAATGCTAATATTTTTGGTAGAAAAAGCACTCACCGTAACAAGAAAAAAACTTCGTGTATATCCTCAGATAAAAATTAAATTTGGTTTAATTTTATTCATATCAACTCCTATTCTTTTATTTATTTCTGTCTTTATTTACAACAATGTTGTTGACTTGCCTGGCACAATTGGTTGGCACCCCATAACACTACCTACAATTTCAGGTTTAAAAGAAGCTCTCTATCAATTACCTATTTTTGAATTGATATATAAAACTTTAACTCTTACTATACTAGCTGCCTCAATATCAATTAGTTTGCCACCATTGATTATGATGATATGGCCGGGCTCAATTGGAAAAAATGTATATGGACTTATTTGGATACTATTAAGAACTATACCCACTCCGTTAATAGCATTATTACTTCAACTAATTACTTTTCCCAGCCTAGAGTTAGGGGCATTAGCGCTTGGAGCTCATAATGTTGGAATAATGGGACGACTACTAAAAGACGGAATTGATGATCAAAATGACTTAACAGAAAAGGGATTGTTCTCAATTGGAGTCAGCCAAAGGGTTAAATGGTTATATGGTAACTTCAGCCCTCAAAGTCCAAAATATCTTGCTTATTCTGCTTATAGAACGGAAGTTCTTCTAAGAGAGACAGCAGTGGTGGGTCTAATAGGTGGAACGGGCTTAGGCTGGCAAATAATTGAATCACTAAGTTCCTTTAACTGGAACCAACTAACAATTTTAATCTTCCTATACGTACTATTAACTATGAGTGGAGAAACTCTTTCTAACCTATTATCTAAAATTTGGATGGAGAAGGGAAAACCGGCTGAATCATATTGA
- a CDS encoding ATP-binding cassette domain-containing protein: MSTLIELKNVTVNGKRRPRLTDINLSINDGERIALIGKSGSGKTTLISVTNGLIKPNEGEAYWKGEEISELSQRKRSRIGTLWQDLRLIEELNVCQNINSGALNRKSILWAILNLIGLPEIDDCIKCLIAVGLPKEVIFSNINELSGGQKQRVAIARLLRQNPELILADEPFSSLDPQLIKNTLSILIGSNEHKKDEAVNPTSVLISLHRPELIYTFDRVIGLDSGKLVLDKHIKDIDLEKINLFYTK, from the coding sequence TTGAGTACACTAATAGAATTAAAAAATGTAACTGTAAATGGTAAAAGAAGACCACGACTTACCGATATTAATCTAAGTATAAATGATGGAGAAAGAATAGCCCTGATTGGAAAGAGTGGCTCCGGAAAAACAACCCTAATATCAGTCACTAATGGATTAATTAAACCTAATGAGGGTGAAGCTTACTGGAAAGGAGAAGAGATATCAGAACTAAGCCAAAGAAAACGAAGTCGGATTGGAACCCTATGGCAAGACTTACGGTTAATAGAGGAATTGAATGTATGCCAAAATATCAATTCAGGTGCCTTAAATAGAAAGTCAATTTTATGGGCAATACTTAACTTGATTGGACTACCTGAAATTGACGATTGCATTAAGTGTTTAATAGCTGTAGGGCTACCTAAAGAGGTTATTTTTTCAAATATCAATGAGCTTTCCGGTGGACAAAAACAAAGAGTAGCTATCGCAAGGCTTCTGAGACAAAATCCAGAATTGATATTAGCCGACGAACCCTTTTCAAGTCTAGATCCCCAACTAATTAAAAATACATTGTCAATTCTAATTGGCTCAAATGAGCATAAGAAAGATGAAGCGGTAAACCCAACATCAGTACTTATAAGCCTACACAGACCAGAATTAATTTATACATTTGATAGAGTAATAGGACTTGACTCGGGCAAGTTAGTCCTAGACAAGCATATAAAGGATATAGATCTGGAGAAAATAAACCTGTTTTACACAAAATAA